From the Chryseobacterium sp. G0201 genome, the window AACTAAGGCTATTACAATAATTAGAGTGATCATAGATTTTAATTTTAATTAAGCTTAAAAATACCCTTTTTTTAATTATGATTTAAAATAAAAAAAGCGCTCAGTAAACTGAACACTTTCGTAATTAAAACTATATGAACCTCCCCTAAAAATACTTCCTGCAGAGATATTCTACCGTTGTATTTAAAAGTTTATTTTTATTCAGAAAGAATTCAAGTTCCTGATACTCTTCTGAAGTTACGTTAATATATAATTGTACCGAACCAAAACTACGCCCATTGACGTACTCCACGTTAGCTGATAACACTCTGTGGCAAATTCCGAACTGATTATAAATGGTATTCATCAAATGTTCAAATTTCATTTTCCCATTCAATTCTATTTCCAGTATCAATTCTTTTTTAGCCAGGCTAATTCTATTGTGTAAAACCTGCACACTCGGATTTGGTGTAATCATAACTAAACATTTTTTTTTGGTTAGAGTTGTCTTGACTTAATTCATTTCATTTGTTTAAATCTTTGACAAAAATATAAAAAAATATTAGTCCACCAAATTAGTAGACTAATATTTTTTAATTTTAACTCTTTTCTTTAGTAAGTTTTTTAAGTTTCAGCTAAAGCCTTTGGAATTTGGGCAAAAATAAAACGGGCTAAAGCCCCGTTTCTATTATATATACTGTTATAAATATCTGATTATTTAAGAAGATTTATTTTCAAATTAATTCCGAATTATTTTAATTCCTTTATCCTTTCCAATTTATCTGATGCGGCTAGTCCGTTTGGATTACAGCCTAATTCTCCTTCCGGAACTTTAAGATTTTTCTTTTGATAAAATTGCTCCCAAAATTCGTTCGTTTTACCCGTTTTAGGATCAATGAAAGTCATAGGTTCCAATTTAAAAATATGGTCTTTTCGAAAAGCTCTTTCAATAAAATCTGAACAGTAGTAAGCGTTTTCATCCAAAATATAACTGAAATTGTAAGGTTTCCCCAACATAGATTCAGCTTTTTGTATCGCTGTAGGAATTGTATTCTGATATTCGGTTTTTAAACGATACAAAACGACTCTTTGCCCGTCATTCGTTTGATCTTTAAGAAAATCTTTCAAATTTTGCTTCTGAGAACCACCTTTTGGAGTTGCATGGAGAACAAAAAATTGATTTCCATCTTTTTCTAAAATTCCGATATGATCAAAAGATGCAGTTTTCTGTTTTTGAGTTACATTATTAATAGCTCCTGATAATCCTGTTTCTTTTGCGGTAACAAAAAGAAGGTCACCATTTTTTAAATCTGAAAGTGCAGAATTTTTACATCCTGACATCAATATTAAAACAAAAACGGTAAAAATTTTCAGTAAAAAATTATTTTTTAAAATTTGCTTCATAAGTATTAATCCAATCTTCAACAGTCATTTTTTTGCTCACCTCAGCTAATAATTCTAACGGAATATCATCCATTTTTTTGAAACGGACACAAGATTTTCCCATATCGAGTTTTCTTTTAGAATATTTTGGAAATTCGGCTACAAACCAATCCAACAGTTCTGGTTTTGCATACATTCCCATATGATAAAACGCAATGAAATTCTTTTGAGAAGCCAGCCCCATAAACGGAAGCGACGAACCCGGCGTACAATGATAGCCAGCAGGGTAAGTTTCCAATGGGACATCCCAGCCAACCATTCCGTAACTTACTCCTTTCTGGAAACCTTCGGGTAAATTATCGGTAATTGTATCAAATATTTTTTTGAAAATGTCCTGTCTTTCTTCGGGAATTTTCGAGATATAATCTTCTACAGAATCTGCTTTAATTTGCATTTTAATTCGGTTTTAATAATTCTCAAAATAACAAAATTTATATGAACCTTCTCTTACAATTTTAATTAAATAAAAAAAGACAGCTATATATCAAATATAACTGCCTTCCCTGTTTATTTAAGTCTAAAAATTCTTATTGTTTAATAACTTTCGTAATTGATTTGGAACCGTCTTTGAAAGTAATTGATAACAAATACAAGCCTGAATTCAGTGTACTTAAATTAAGCTCTTTTCCAGGATTATCAATAAGTTTCACTACTCTTCCTGAAACATCATTAACTGTTACAGATTTCACATCTTTCAAATCAGAAATATACAATACATCTCTGAAAGGATTAGGATATACAGAAAGTGATTTCTTAGTAGCAACCTCAGAAGTTCCTAAAGTATTAGCCTCCCAATAGATATCATCCCAATAATAAGATTTTCCATCGTTAATACCTTTTATAGCTAATCTTGCATTGGCAGGAATTGAAGCAGGAACTGTCACTGTATATTCAGAATTGGCAGCTGTGTAAGTTGTATTAGTGATAGATAATGCTTCAAGTAATACAAAACTACTCGCATCTGCAGTATTGGTAACATATCCTACATTAAGAGTACCGCCAGCAGTACTTGTAACTCTTGCTTTAAATCTTAGTTTATGAGTTCCTGCATTGATATTGGTAAATATCGGCAGAACAACTGTTGTAGGAGTAGAACTTGTACTTGTGTATTGATAAATATTTCTTGTTCCGGAAGCAGGTGTAGTTGATGTAATCGTCTGGCTACCAGTTCCTGCTAATCTTACCCAACAATCAGGTACAAGATCACCTGTTCCGTAAGAATCAAAATTCTCAGAAAGCATTGTCATTGGTCCACATAATGTTTTAAATGTAACCGGATAAGACCAGATACTTACATCTGATGTACTACAAACTGAACGTACCCAAACATAATAAGTTGTATTTGGAGTAAGATTAGCAATATTTATTGTAGTAAGACTCGTAGTTCCTGAAGGTGGCGTTGTAGCTAAAGGAGCAGTATTGGTTGTAGAAACAAAATACTCATATCCATTTGCAGGAGCCGGAGAAGCCGTCGTCCATGTTACATCAGCAGACACCGTTGTCATATTAGAAGCAACAACTGCAGTTGGCGTAATACAAGAAGGTATTGCCTCCCAATATACATCATCCCAATAGTAAGATTTTCCGTCATTTTTATTCATGATCGCCAATCTTGCATTTGCAGGAACAGAAGCGGGTACTATTACCTTATATTCTGCATTTGGGTCTGTATATACAGTATTATTAATAACTAATGTTTGGATAGACGTGAAAGTTGCTGAACTTGTAGCATCTGTTACATATCCAACATCTAAAGTTCCTGGTGAAGTAGTTACTCTGGCTTTAAATCTCAACCAGTGGGTTCCTGCGTTAACATTACTAAACTGAGGTAACACAACATACGTAGAATTTTGCGACGTTGTACTATACTGATAAATATTTCTTGTTCCGGAAGCCGGTGAAGTCGTTGTAATCGTTTGAGTTCCCGAAGTATTAATAATTCTTGCCCAACAGTCAGGAACAATACTTCCTGTACTATAAGAATCAAAGTTTTCAAACATAGAAGTCATTGGACCGCACAACGTTTTGAATGTTCCTGAGAATGACCATACACTCTGACCTGTTGAATTATTACATTTTGTTCTTACCCAATAATAATAAACTGTATTTGCAGACAAGCTTCCTATTGTTGTACTTGTGCCCGGAATACTAGTAAGAGTCGGAGCTGTACTACTTGTCGGAGCTGTATTTGAAGTACTGTAGTAAATTTCATATCCCGAAGCTTGTG encodes:
- a CDS encoding NIL domain-containing protein, producing the protein MITPNPSVQVLHNRISLAKKELILEIELNGKMKFEHLMNTIYNQFGICHRVLSANVEYVNGRSFGSVQLYINVTSEEYQELEFFLNKNKLLNTTVEYLCRKYF
- a CDS encoding YiiX/YebB-like N1pC/P60 family cysteine hydrolase, with amino-acid sequence MSGCKNSALSDLKNGDLLFVTAKETGLSGAINNVTQKQKTASFDHIGILEKDGNQFFVLHATPKGGSQKQNLKDFLKDQTNDGQRVVLYRLKTEYQNTIPTAIQKAESMLGKPYNFSYILDENAYYCSDFIERAFRKDHIFKLEPMTFIDPKTGKTNEFWEQFYQKKNLKVPEGELGCNPNGLAASDKLERIKELK
- a CDS encoding DUF1801 domain-containing protein; protein product: MQIKADSVEDYISKIPEERQDIFKKIFDTITDNLPEGFQKGVSYGMVGWDVPLETYPAGYHCTPGSSLPFMGLASQKNFIAFYHMGMYAKPELLDWFVAEFPKYSKRKLDMGKSCVRFKKMDDIPLELLAEVSKKMTVEDWINTYEANFKK
- a CDS encoding T9SS type A sorting domain-containing protein gives rise to the protein MKIKLFFGALNAIALLSASSMTAQNFQTMPIQSGYNADVIANGVGSSSISTTTDVDGVSFAFVARDYQLTSSSTALTYGIPSDGIINSVVAGTPGLSYKLGDLSGNNSLRLANTNDTGTLVFSTPKAAVTLYMLSTSGSGASTANVVVTFTDNSTQTFTNVSVSDWYGGTNFAIQGIGRINRNTDVLEANATNPRLYQNALAIDGANQTKPIQSVTVTKTSTAQGYTNVFAFSADAFSDCAAPVLQPVGTLTANSAQVSWTVPATTQASGYEIYYSTSNTAPTSSTAPTLTSIPGTSTTIGSLSANTVYYYWVRTKCNNSTGQSVWSFSGTFKTLCGPMTSMFENFDSYSTGSIVPDCWARIINTSGTQTITTTSPASGTRNIYQYSTTSQNSTYVVLPQFSNVNAGTHWLRFKARVTTSPGTLDVGYVTDATSSATFTSIQTLVINNTVYTDPNAEYKVIVPASVPANARLAIMNKNDGKSYYWDDVYWEAIPSCITPTAVVASNMTTVSADVTWTTASPAPANGYEYFVSTTNTAPLATTPPSGTTSLTTINIANLTPNTTYYVWVRSVCSTSDVSIWSYPVTFKTLCGPMTMLSENFDSYGTGDLVPDCWVRLAGTGSQTITSTTPASGTRNIYQYTSTSSTPTTVVLPIFTNINAGTHKLRFKARVTSTAGGTLNVGYVTNTADASSFVLLEALSITNTTYTAANSEYTVTVPASIPANARLAIKGINDGKSYYWDDIYWEANTLGTSEVATKKSLSVYPNPFRDVLYISDLKDVKSVTVNDVSGRVVKLIDNPGKELNLSTLNSGLYLLSITFKDGSKSITKVIKQ